Proteins from a single region of Streptomyces sp. HUAS 15-9:
- a CDS encoding helix-turn-helix transcriptional regulator, giving the protein MAPRRQLIDAGTGAPVQRGRRAAVLQLLRAEDGRPLGVAETAERVGVHLNTARFHLDALVADGLAIRDSAPRSEPGRPKIVYSAVASDGLDGSRSFQLLSDILLGVVSSSVEDPVGAATRAGRSWGSYLTNAPAPTERIGAEEGERRLVATLEGMGFVTEAEQEHDQEHQPELEREPEAGTEPEAAGTVIGDAADDAQAGAADLRRLRLHHCPFREVAQRRPDIVCAIHLGLMQGTVETLRAPLTAESLEPFVTPHLCVATLRRAEGA; this is encoded by the coding sequence ATGGCTCCACGACGACAGCTCATCGACGCGGGTACCGGCGCTCCGGTACAAAGGGGAAGGCGCGCTGCCGTCCTGCAACTGCTGCGCGCGGAGGACGGCCGCCCGCTGGGTGTGGCCGAGACCGCCGAGCGCGTGGGGGTCCACCTCAACACCGCCCGCTTCCATCTGGACGCGCTGGTCGCCGACGGCCTGGCGATCCGTGACAGCGCGCCCCGCAGTGAACCGGGGCGACCGAAGATCGTCTACTCGGCCGTCGCCTCGGACGGGCTGGACGGTTCGCGCAGTTTCCAGTTGCTGTCCGACATCCTGCTCGGTGTCGTGTCCTCCTCGGTGGAGGACCCGGTGGGCGCGGCGACCCGGGCCGGCCGCTCCTGGGGCTCGTACCTGACCAACGCTCCCGCGCCCACCGAGCGCATCGGCGCGGAGGAAGGGGAGCGCCGGCTGGTGGCGACCCTGGAGGGCATGGGCTTCGTCACCGAAGCGGAGCAGGAGCACGATCAGGAGCACCAGCCGGAGCTTGAGCGGGAACCCGAGGCGGGCACGGAGCCGGAGGCCGCGGGCACGGTCATCGGCGATGCAGCCGATGACGCCCAGGCCGGGGCCGCCGACCTGCGGCGGCTGCGTCTGCACCACTGCCCGTTCCGCGAGGTGGCCCAGCGCCGCCCCGACATCGTCTGCGCGATCCATCTCGGCCTGATGCAGGGCACGGTGGAGACACTGCGGGCCCCGCTGACGGCGGAGAGCCTGGAGCCCTTCGTCACCCCGCACCTGTGCGTGGCCACCCTGCGGCGCGCCGAGGGGGCCTGA
- a CDS encoding glycoside hydrolase family 15 protein has translation MTETPYRDAPGSPRYLPIAEHGLIGDLRSVALVGSNGTIDWYCSPSFDSPSVFASILDAERGGCFELAASVPARTKQFYFPDTNVLITRFFTDDGVGEVQDFMPVTGESAEVDRHRLIRRVLCVRGTIPFRVRVAPRFDYGAAPHTLRLLGDTAVFESPEMALALTSTVTPESDGVDVRADFKLAEGESAVFALDRVGDAIAPRGCARTEAEHEFEATVCYWRRWLHQSRYRGRWREMVHRSALTLKLLTYAPTGAIVAAPTTSLPEQLGGERNWDYRYVWIRDAAFCVYALLRLGFSGEARAFMNFLTGLIGPGDGSASGPLQIMYGIDGRTDLPERELDHLEGHLGSAPVRVGNAAADQLQLDIYGALIDSIYLYDKWAEPISSDQWDNVCRLVDWVCDHWDQPDEGVWETRGGRKNFLYSRLMCWVAIERAIRLANRRGLPADHRRWRTSRDAVYRRIMDLGWSPVRRAFVQHEGGEVLDASLLMMPLAKFIAPTDPKWLSTLDALTDDLVSDSLVYRYDPQASPDGLRGDEGTFSICSFWYVEALVRAGRLDEARLAFEKMLTYANHLGLYAEEIGRTGEQQGNFPQAFTHLALISAAFNLDRALG, from the coding sequence ATGACCGAGACGCCGTACCGGGACGCACCCGGGAGCCCCCGCTATCTGCCGATCGCCGAACACGGACTGATCGGGGACCTGCGGAGCGTGGCCCTGGTGGGCAGCAACGGCACGATCGACTGGTACTGCAGCCCCTCCTTCGACTCCCCGAGCGTCTTCGCGTCGATCCTGGACGCCGAGCGCGGCGGCTGCTTCGAGCTCGCCGCCTCCGTGCCGGCCCGCACCAAGCAGTTCTACTTCCCCGACACCAACGTGCTGATCACCCGGTTCTTCACCGACGACGGGGTCGGCGAGGTCCAGGACTTCATGCCCGTCACCGGGGAGTCCGCGGAGGTCGACCGGCACCGGCTGATCCGCCGCGTCCTGTGCGTCCGCGGCACCATCCCCTTCCGGGTCCGGGTGGCCCCGCGCTTCGACTACGGCGCCGCCCCGCACACGCTGAGGCTGCTCGGCGACACGGCCGTCTTCGAGTCCCCGGAGATGGCCCTCGCGCTCACCTCCACGGTGACCCCGGAGAGCGACGGCGTGGACGTGCGCGCCGACTTCAAGCTCGCCGAGGGCGAGTCCGCGGTGTTCGCCCTCGACCGGGTCGGCGACGCCATAGCGCCGCGCGGCTGCGCCCGCACCGAGGCCGAGCACGAATTCGAGGCCACGGTCTGCTACTGGCGGCGCTGGCTGCACCAGTCCCGCTACCGCGGGCGCTGGCGGGAGATGGTGCACCGCTCCGCCCTCACCCTGAAACTGCTCACCTACGCGCCGACCGGCGCCATCGTGGCCGCGCCGACCACCAGCCTCCCCGAACAGCTCGGCGGTGAGCGCAACTGGGACTACCGCTATGTGTGGATCCGGGACGCCGCGTTCTGCGTCTACGCGCTGCTGCGGCTGGGCTTCAGCGGCGAGGCCCGGGCGTTCATGAACTTCCTGACCGGCCTCATCGGCCCGGGCGACGGCTCGGCCTCGGGCCCGCTGCAGATCATGTACGGCATCGACGGCCGCACCGACCTGCCCGAACGCGAACTCGATCACCTGGAGGGCCACCTGGGATCCGCTCCGGTCCGGGTCGGCAACGCCGCCGCCGACCAGCTCCAGCTCGACATCTACGGCGCCCTCATCGACTCGATCTACCTCTACGACAAGTGGGCCGAGCCCATCTCCAGCGACCAGTGGGACAACGTCTGCCGGCTGGTCGACTGGGTCTGCGACCACTGGGACCAGCCCGACGAGGGCGTGTGGGAGACCCGCGGCGGCCGCAAGAACTTCCTGTACTCGCGCCTGATGTGCTGGGTGGCGATCGAGCGCGCCATCCGCCTGGCCAACCGGCGAGGCCTGCCGGCCGACCACCGCCGCTGGCGGACGAGCCGTGACGCCGTCTACCGGCGGATCATGGACCTCGGCTGGTCGCCGGTGCGCCGCGCCTTCGTCCAGCACGAGGGCGGCGAGGTCCTGGACGCCTCGCTCCTGATGATGCCGCTGGCGAAGTTCATCGCACCCACCGACCCCAAGTGGCTGTCCACCCTGGACGCCCTCACCGACGACCTGGTCTCCGACTCCCTCGTCTACCGCTACGACCCGCAGGCCAGCCCCGACGGGCTCCGCGGCGACGAGGGCACCTTCTCGATCTGCTCCTTCTGGTACGTCGAGGCGCTGGTGCGCGCCGGGCGGCTGGACGAGGCGCGGCTGGCCTTCGAGAAGATGCTCACCTACGCCAACCACCTCGGCCTGTACGCCGAGGAGATCGGCCGCACCGGCGAGCAGCAGGGCAACTTCCCCCAGGCGTTCACCCACCTGGCACTGATCAGCGCGGCGTTCAACCTGGACCGCGCCCTCGGCTGA
- a CDS encoding putative zinc-binding protein has product MNRRRDLPLVYSCSGCSSAAQMTNWIAVQLDRRGIAEMSCIAGVGGDVPSLVRKARSGRPVIAVDGCVLQCARNCLARHEVEPVVHHLLSDDGVRKRLGEDFDPEQAEQVLDGIIARITEETGSQPHS; this is encoded by the coding sequence GTGAACCGTCGTCGTGATCTGCCCCTTGTCTACTCCTGCTCGGGCTGTTCGAGCGCGGCCCAGATGACCAACTGGATCGCCGTGCAGCTCGACCGGCGCGGCATCGCCGAGATGTCGTGCATCGCCGGTGTCGGCGGGGACGTGCCGAGCCTGGTTCGCAAGGCCCGCAGCGGTCGCCCCGTCATCGCCGTGGACGGCTGTGTGCTCCAGTGCGCCCGCAACTGTCTCGCCCGGCACGAGGTGGAGCCGGTGGTGCACCATCTCCTCAGCGACGACGGGGTGCGCAAGCGGCTGGGCGAGGACTTCGACCCGGAGCAGGCCGAGCAGGTGCTCGACGGCATCATCGCCCGCATCACCGAGGAGACCGGCTCGCAGCCGCACTCCTGA
- a CDS encoding FG-GAP repeat protein, which produces MSNSAHPARRFGVPTAVTAASFLLLAGAGILAAPSAFAGVPGGTSAADRNSDFNGDGYTDILTGVPEGTVDGKEGAGYVTVQYGAPNGIGTDKTVPKGRTAVISQSTKGVPGTSEAWDDFGQAVATGDLDGDGYDDAIIGAPGEDEGRVADAGRVTVLYGSKAGLSTARTASVTAAKPAAGARFGLGAAAARFTGDTDADQLVVADQKVGLHVFTYHAGVLRLVGAPRSTGHKLRPGYLTTGDYDHNGYADLVVSGYSPDDDYTKGWSAYYAGGSNGVTYRRDLPGGLGTASGDIDKDGFDDLVVGRLSSADDQAEGDAGGKIGVYYGGEEGPAGVDGPGTGPQWWSQNSPGVPGASEAGDSWGADLSVADVNGDGFADVAVGAPGEDVGSVADAGAVWLLRGSHKGLTAAHAQSFDQNTPHIPGTAEMDDAWGAQVRLADTDADGRAELLAAAPGENAGDGALWLLPASNNGLLAPGSWSYNAGALGGNAHAARFGAVIDE; this is translated from the coding sequence ATGAGTAACAGCGCACACCCCGCACGCCGCTTTGGAGTCCCCACCGCCGTCACCGCGGCCTCCTTCCTGCTGCTGGCCGGCGCCGGCATCCTGGCCGCGCCGTCCGCGTTCGCGGGCGTCCCGGGCGGCACCTCCGCCGCCGACCGCAACAGCGACTTCAACGGCGACGGCTACACCGACATCCTCACCGGTGTCCCGGAAGGCACCGTGGACGGCAAGGAAGGCGCCGGGTACGTCACCGTGCAGTACGGCGCCCCCAACGGCATCGGCACCGACAAGACCGTGCCCAAGGGCCGTACGGCGGTCATCAGCCAGTCCACCAAGGGGGTGCCCGGCACCTCCGAGGCCTGGGACGACTTCGGGCAGGCCGTCGCCACCGGCGACCTGGACGGCGACGGCTACGACGACGCGATCATCGGCGCGCCCGGGGAGGACGAGGGCCGCGTCGCGGACGCCGGCCGGGTGACCGTCCTGTACGGCTCCAAGGCCGGCCTGAGCACCGCGCGCACCGCCTCCGTCACCGCCGCGAAGCCGGCCGCGGGCGCCCGGTTCGGCCTCGGGGCGGCCGCCGCCCGGTTCACCGGCGACACCGACGCCGACCAGCTCGTCGTGGCCGACCAGAAGGTGGGCCTGCACGTGTTCACCTACCACGCGGGCGTCCTGCGACTCGTCGGCGCACCGCGCTCCACCGGCCACAAGCTCCGGCCCGGATATCTCACCACCGGTGACTACGATCACAACGGCTACGCCGACCTGGTCGTCTCCGGCTACAGCCCCGACGACGACTACACCAAGGGCTGGTCCGCGTACTACGCGGGCGGCAGCAACGGTGTGACCTACCGACGGGACCTGCCCGGCGGCCTGGGCACCGCCTCCGGCGACATCGACAAGGACGGCTTCGACGACCTGGTCGTCGGCCGGCTCAGCAGCGCCGACGACCAGGCGGAGGGCGACGCGGGCGGCAAGATCGGCGTGTACTACGGCGGCGAGGAAGGCCCCGCGGGCGTGGACGGCCCCGGCACCGGCCCGCAGTGGTGGTCGCAGAACTCCCCGGGTGTCCCGGGCGCGTCCGAGGCCGGGGACTCCTGGGGCGCCGACCTGTCCGTCGCCGACGTGAACGGCGACGGCTTCGCGGACGTGGCCGTCGGCGCGCCCGGCGAGGACGTGGGCAGTGTCGCCGACGCGGGCGCGGTCTGGCTGCTGCGCGGCTCCCACAAGGGCCTGACCGCGGCACACGCCCAGTCCTTCGACCAGAACACCCCGCACATCCCCGGCACCGCGGAGATGGACGACGCCTGGGGCGCCCAGGTAAGGCTGGCGGACACCGACGCGGACGGCCGCGCCGAACTCCTCGCGGCGGCCCCCGGCGAGAACGCGGGCGACGGCGCGCTGTGGCTCCTGCCCGCGAGCAACAACGGCCTGCTGGCCCCCGGCTCATGGTCGTACAACGCCGGAGCCCTCGGCGGAAACGCCCACGCGGCCCGGTTCGGCGCGGTGATCGACGAGTAG
- the sthA gene encoding Si-specific NAD(P)(+) transhydrogenase, producing the protein MPDFDFDMLVIGSGPGGQKAAIAAAKLGRRVAVVDRPDMVGGVSIHTGTIPSKTLREAVLYLTGLTQRDLYGQSYRLKEDITVADLTARTQHVVGREVDVIRSQLSRNHVSLYAGTGRFVDPHTIGLRDVTGHESLLSAEHIVIATGTRPARPDSVEFDGRTIMDSDNVLTLERVPRSMVIVGAGVIGMEYASMFAALGSKVTVVERRPGMLDLCDVEVIESLKYHLRDLAVTFRFGETVAAVERHAHGTLTVLESGKKIPADAVMYSAGRQGLTDELDLAKAGLTADPRGRIRVDEHYRTEVPHIYAVGDVIGFPALAATSMEQGRAAAYHAFGEPVGRMHHLQPIGIYTIPEISFVGRTEDQLTEDCVPFEVGIARYRELARGQIIGDSHGMLKLLVSPEDRTLLGVHCFGAGATELIHIGQSVMGCGGTVDYLVDAVFNYPTLAESYKVAALDATNKLRQIDHLEE; encoded by the coding sequence GTGCCTGACTTCGACTTCGACATGCTCGTCATCGGTTCCGGTCCGGGCGGTCAGAAGGCCGCCATCGCCGCGGCCAAGCTCGGCCGCCGGGTCGCCGTCGTCGACCGCCCCGACATGGTCGGTGGGGTCTCCATCCACACCGGCACCATCCCCTCCAAGACCCTGCGCGAGGCGGTGCTGTACCTCACCGGTCTCACCCAGCGCGATCTGTACGGGCAGAGCTACCGGCTGAAAGAGGACATCACCGTCGCCGATCTGACCGCGCGCACCCAGCACGTGGTCGGCCGGGAGGTCGACGTCATCCGCAGCCAGCTGTCCCGCAACCACGTCTCCCTCTACGCCGGCACGGGCCGATTCGTCGACCCGCACACGATCGGGCTGCGCGACGTCACCGGCCACGAGAGCCTGTTGAGCGCGGAGCACATCGTGATCGCCACCGGCACGCGGCCGGCCCGGCCGGACAGCGTCGAGTTCGACGGGCGCACGATCATGGACTCGGACAATGTGCTCACGCTCGAGCGGGTGCCGCGGTCCATGGTCATCGTGGGCGCCGGCGTGATCGGAATGGAATACGCCAGCATGTTCGCCGCGCTGGGCAGCAAGGTGACCGTGGTGGAAAGGCGCCCGGGGATGCTGGACCTGTGCGACGTCGAGGTCATCGAGTCGCTCAAGTACCACCTGCGGGACCTCGCCGTCACCTTCCGCTTCGGGGAGACCGTCGCCGCCGTGGAGCGGCACGCCCATGGCACCCTGACCGTCCTGGAGAGCGGCAAGAAGATCCCCGCCGACGCGGTGATGTACTCCGCGGGCCGCCAGGGGCTCACCGATGAACTCGACCTGGCCAAGGCGGGGCTGACCGCGGACCCGCGCGGCCGGATCCGCGTGGACGAGCACTACCGCACCGAGGTGCCGCACATCTACGCCGTCGGCGACGTCATCGGCTTCCCGGCGCTCGCCGCGACCTCGATGGAACAGGGCCGGGCCGCCGCGTACCACGCCTTCGGGGAGCCCGTCGGACGCATGCACCACCTCCAGCCGATCGGTATCTACACCATTCCGGAGATCAGCTTCGTGGGCCGGACGGAGGACCAACTCACCGAGGACTGCGTGCCGTTCGAGGTCGGCATAGCCCGCTACCGGGAACTGGCCCGGGGGCAGATCATCGGCGACTCCCACGGCATGCTCAAGCTGCTGGTCTCGCCCGAGGACCGCACGCTGCTCGGCGTGCACTGCTTCGGTGCGGGTGCCACCGAGCTGATCCACATCGGGCAGTCCGTGATGGGCTGCGGCGGCACGGTCGACTATCTGGTCGACGCGGTGTTCAACTACCCGACGCTGGCGGAGTCGTACAAGGTCGCGGCGCTCGACGCCACCAACAAGCTGCGGCAGATCGACCACCTGGAGGAGTGA
- a CDS encoding sulfite oxidase, protein MGRRLDDVSAPARLAGPEEGIGPDELTLAARNHGLPLEALRHDITPPGLHYVLTHYDIPYVPDATRWRLTVDGLVRRPLRLTPADLRAFPAVTTRVTLECAGNGRALLAPRPVSQPWLVEAVGTAEWTGVPLRLLLAEAGVGPTAVDVVLTGADHGVERGIEQDYQRALPVAVAMGDDPEVLVAYGMNGGPLPPQHGHPVRLVVPGWYGMAHVKWLRDITVSARAFTGFQQAVAYRLRQRPGDEGEPVTRIAPRALLVPPGFPDFMSRTRVVPPGPVPLEGRAWSGQAPVTAVEVSTDGGANWHPAGLDPADRHRWAWRRWHWTWTATPGRHVLAARATDADGRTQPSDQHWNRGGFANNAIHRVRVVCVPADDAGDDTGQAL, encoded by the coding sequence ATGGGCCGTCGACTCGACGATGTGAGCGCACCCGCCCGGCTGGCCGGACCCGAGGAGGGCATCGGCCCGGACGAACTCACGCTCGCCGCCCGCAACCACGGCCTCCCGCTGGAAGCCCTGCGCCACGACATCACCCCGCCCGGCCTGCACTACGTCCTCACCCACTACGACATCCCGTACGTCCCCGACGCCACCCGCTGGCGCCTGACGGTGGACGGCCTGGTCCGCCGCCCGCTGCGGCTCACCCCGGCCGATCTGCGGGCGTTCCCCGCGGTCACCACCCGGGTCACCCTGGAGTGCGCCGGGAACGGCCGTGCGCTGCTGGCACCGCGCCCGGTGAGCCAGCCCTGGCTGGTCGAGGCCGTCGGCACGGCCGAGTGGACCGGCGTACCACTGCGGCTGCTGCTCGCCGAGGCGGGCGTGGGCCCGACGGCCGTCGACGTGGTCCTCACCGGAGCCGACCACGGAGTGGAGCGCGGGATCGAGCAGGACTACCAGCGCGCCCTGCCGGTGGCCGTGGCCATGGGCGACGACCCCGAGGTGCTGGTGGCCTACGGCATGAACGGCGGCCCGCTGCCCCCGCAGCACGGCCACCCGGTCCGGCTGGTGGTCCCCGGCTGGTACGGCATGGCGCACGTGAAGTGGCTGCGGGACATCACGGTCAGTGCGCGAGCGTTCACGGGATTCCAGCAGGCCGTGGCCTACCGGCTCCGGCAGCGCCCCGGGGACGAGGGCGAGCCGGTCACCCGTATCGCGCCGCGGGCCCTGCTGGTGCCGCCGGGCTTCCCGGACTTCATGTCCCGGACCCGGGTGGTCCCGCCGGGACCGGTACCGCTGGAGGGCCGGGCCTGGTCCGGGCAGGCGCCGGTGACGGCCGTCGAGGTCAGCACCGACGGGGGAGCGAACTGGCACCCGGCCGGCCTCGACCCGGCGGACCGGCACCGCTGGGCCTGGCGCCGATGGCACTGGACCTGGACGGCCACCCCGGGACGCCATGTCCTCGCCGCCCGCGCGACCGACGCCGACGGCCGCACCCAGCCCTCGGACCAGCACTGGAACCGCGGCGGCTTCGCCAACAACGCGATCCACCGCGTCCGGGTCGTGTGCGTGCCCGCGGACGACGCCGGTGACGACACCGGCCAGGCCCTTTGA
- a CDS encoding nitric-oxide reductase large subunit, whose protein sequence is MGRSPAGVSPGENKRPRMIARGWVQAAILVTLGGFLVLGLLAMRTYQAQPPIPEKTVTASGQVVFTGDDVREGQKVFLRTGLMQYGSIYGHGAYLGPDFTADYLHRSATMVHKQYVDSGVANADERTAAEYRTNRYDKATGTLVWSDAQAAAFTELTKHYADLLGRPDGKQGLKPNAITDPGEIHDVTAYFGWTAWTSAADRPGEAYSYTNNWPSEPLVHNKPTGHTVTWSVLSLIFLLVGTGALFAAFGRWNFLGWHRRDHRELRFHAPDTVRLTPAQRTTAWFFFAMAGLFLVQALLGSAAQHYRADLGSFFGIPLDRWLPYNLVRTWHTQLAIFWVVTSFLAIGIFITPLIARGWEPRKQALLSRILLGALVVVVVGSLLGELAGQRGWLGNLWSALGNQGWEYLDLGRVWQVLLTLGMVIWVVILFRGLRRRLRRESVANMPWLFFLAALALPAFYAVGLLASPESQFTAADFWRFIVVHLWVEDFMELFTTATVAYLFVLLGVVRERVALSVIFLDVVLYGAGGVIGTMHHLYFSGEPAEHLALGATFSALEVVPLLFLTVEAWSFLQIGARRHSPSSTPFPHRWAVMFLAAVGFWNFLGAGVFGFLVNLPIVSYYEMGTGLTANHAHAAMMGVYGMLAVGFAVFALRYLIPENKWSDRWPRMAFWSLNLGLAWMSFATLLPGGALQLYKVVESGYADARSLGYLHSDTNVFLEWLRLPGDVVFLVGGVLPLLWLTWLGVRHRAGRTRQPADAELSLLFTAVGPVGADGSVSDDDLDEDEDGGRAPEPPAAEAVAP, encoded by the coding sequence ATGGGAAGATCACCAGCGGGCGTCAGCCCCGGTGAAAACAAGCGGCCACGGATGATCGCCAGGGGATGGGTCCAGGCGGCCATCCTCGTCACGCTCGGCGGATTCCTGGTCCTCGGACTGCTGGCGATGCGGACCTACCAGGCCCAGCCCCCGATACCGGAGAAGACCGTCACGGCCTCCGGCCAGGTCGTCTTCACCGGCGACGACGTCCGCGAGGGCCAGAAGGTGTTCCTGCGCACCGGCCTGATGCAGTACGGCTCGATCTACGGCCACGGCGCCTATCTGGGACCGGACTTCACGGCCGACTACCTGCACCGCAGCGCCACCATGGTGCACAAGCAGTACGTCGATTCCGGCGTCGCGAACGCCGACGAGCGCACCGCCGCGGAATACCGGACCAACCGCTACGACAAGGCGACCGGCACCCTGGTGTGGAGCGACGCCCAGGCCGCCGCCTTCACCGAGCTGACGAAGCACTACGCCGACCTGCTCGGCCGGCCCGACGGCAAGCAGGGCCTCAAGCCGAACGCGATCACCGATCCGGGCGAGATCCACGACGTCACGGCCTACTTCGGCTGGACGGCGTGGACCTCCGCGGCCGACCGCCCCGGCGAGGCCTACTCGTACACCAACAACTGGCCGTCGGAGCCCCTGGTCCACAACAAGCCGACCGGTCACACCGTGACCTGGAGCGTGCTGTCGCTGATCTTCCTGCTGGTGGGCACCGGCGCGCTGTTCGCCGCCTTCGGACGCTGGAACTTCCTGGGCTGGCACCGGCGTGACCACCGGGAACTGCGCTTCCACGCGCCCGACACCGTCCGGCTCACCCCGGCACAGCGCACCACGGCCTGGTTCTTCTTCGCGATGGCCGGACTGTTCCTGGTCCAGGCGCTGCTGGGCTCGGCCGCCCAGCACTACCGGGCCGACCTCGGCAGCTTCTTCGGCATCCCGCTCGACCGCTGGCTGCCGTACAACCTGGTCCGCACCTGGCACACCCAGCTGGCGATCTTCTGGGTGGTCACCTCGTTCCTGGCCATCGGCATCTTCATCACCCCGCTGATCGCCCGCGGCTGGGAGCCCCGCAAGCAGGCCCTGCTCAGCCGGATCCTGCTCGGCGCGCTGGTCGTCGTGGTCGTCGGCAGCCTGCTGGGCGAACTGGCCGGACAGCGCGGCTGGCTCGGCAACCTGTGGAGCGCGCTGGGCAACCAGGGCTGGGAGTATCTGGACCTCGGCCGGGTGTGGCAGGTCCTGCTGACCCTCGGCATGGTGATCTGGGTCGTGATCCTCTTCCGCGGACTGCGCCGCAGGCTGCGCCGGGAGAGCGTCGCGAACATGCCGTGGCTGTTCTTCCTGGCCGCGCTCGCGCTGCCCGCGTTCTACGCCGTCGGCCTGCTGGCCAGTCCCGAATCGCAGTTCACCGCGGCCGACTTCTGGCGCTTCATCGTGGTGCACCTGTGGGTCGAGGACTTCATGGAGCTCTTCACCACCGCGACCGTCGCCTACCTGTTCGTGCTGCTGGGTGTCGTCCGTGAGCGGGTGGCGCTGTCCGTGATCTTCCTCGACGTCGTGCTGTACGGCGCGGGCGGCGTGATCGGCACCATGCACCACCTGTACTTCTCGGGTGAGCCCGCCGAGCACCTGGCGCTGGGCGCGACGTTCTCCGCCCTCGAGGTGGTGCCGCTGCTCTTCCTCACCGTCGAGGCGTGGAGCTTCCTGCAGATCGGCGCCCGTCGGCACAGCCCGTCGAGCACCCCGTTCCCGCACCGCTGGGCCGTGATGTTCCTGGCCGCCGTCGGCTTCTGGAACTTCCTGGGTGCCGGTGTGTTCGGCTTCCTGGTCAACCTGCCCATCGTGTCGTACTACGAGATGGGCACGGGCCTGACGGCGAACCACGCGCACGCCGCGATGATGGGCGTGTACGGCATGCTGGCGGTCGGATTCGCGGTGTTCGCGCTGCGCTACCTGATCCCCGAGAACAAGTGGTCGGACCGCTGGCCCCGGATGGCGTTCTGGTCGCTCAACCTCGGCCTGGCGTGGATGTCGTTCGCCACGCTGCTGCCCGGTGGCGCCCTTCAGCTGTACAAGGTCGTCGAGAGCGGCTACGCGGACGCGCGCAGCCTCGGCTATCTGCACTCGGACACCAATGTCTTCCTGGAGTGGCTGCGCCTGCCCGGAGACGTGGTGTTCCTGGTCGGCGGCGTACTGCCGCTGCTGTGGCTGACCTGGCTGGGCGTGCGTCATCGCGCCGGCCGGACCAGGCAGCCGGCGGACGCCGAGCTGAGCCTGCTGTTCACCGCGGTGGGACCCGTCGGGGCCGACGGCAGCGTGTCGGACGACGACCTGGACGAGGACGAGGACGGCGGGCGCGCCCCCGAACCTCCCGCCGCAGAGGCGGTGGCCCCGTGA